One genomic window of Micromonospora sp. WMMD1128 includes the following:
- a CDS encoding low temperature requirement protein A, whose amino-acid sequence MPTATPEPAGRRPPVRDPEASRRVTLLELFFDLVYVVALALISRYLVGAVGWERAAQSLIMLMAIWWIWAITTLVTDLYDPQRAEIKLLVVAAMFGALLMTTAIPEAFGARGLIFAGTYVAIHLGRGLFLMPAVHREPQTRRRAIRVFVWFAVSAVPWLVGALAAHGIARMWFWAAALAVDYLGFRLAYPVPGLGAVPDAQRNVTAEHLSERYQQFFIIALGDAVLVSGTVFSRYHSEVENIAAFTISFGVTLLLWRIYVHRSGELLPDAIARSNQPSRFLNTAPYTHLLMVAGVVTTAAGFDLVLLEPTGRTPPAWLAVILGGPALFLAGRAAFEYEVFSRVSWSRPGGVLALLAIAPALAFLAPVYAAGGALLVLAGVAVADHRRSRGRPPEEPAPPH is encoded by the coding sequence GTGCCCACCGCGACGCCGGAGCCCGCCGGCCGGCGACCGCCGGTCCGCGATCCCGAGGCGTCGCGCCGGGTGACGCTGCTGGAACTCTTCTTCGACCTGGTGTACGTGGTGGCGCTCGCCCTGATCTCGCGTTACCTGGTGGGCGCGGTCGGTTGGGAACGGGCCGCGCAGTCGCTGATCATGCTGATGGCCATCTGGTGGATCTGGGCGATCACCACCCTGGTCACCGACCTCTACGATCCGCAGCGCGCCGAGATCAAGCTGCTGGTGGTGGCGGCCATGTTCGGCGCGCTGCTGATGACCACCGCCATCCCGGAGGCGTTCGGCGCCCGTGGGCTGATCTTCGCCGGCACGTACGTCGCGATCCATCTCGGACGCGGGCTGTTCCTCATGCCGGCGGTTCATCGCGAGCCGCAGACCCGCCGCCGAGCCATCCGGGTCTTTGTCTGGTTCGCGGTGTCGGCGGTGCCGTGGCTCGTCGGGGCGCTCGCCGCGCACGGTATCGCCCGGATGTGGTTCTGGGCGGCGGCGCTGGCCGTCGACTACCTGGGCTTCCGGCTGGCGTATCCGGTGCCCGGCCTCGGCGCGGTGCCGGACGCCCAGCGCAACGTGACCGCCGAGCATCTGTCCGAGCGTTACCAGCAGTTCTTCATCATCGCGCTCGGCGACGCCGTGCTGGTCTCCGGCACCGTGTTCAGCCGGTATCACTCCGAGGTGGAGAACATCGCCGCGTTCACCATCTCGTTCGGCGTCACGCTGCTGCTCTGGCGCATCTACGTGCACCGGTCCGGGGAGCTGCTGCCGGACGCCATCGCGCGGTCCAACCAACCGAGCCGGTTCCTGAACACCGCCCCGTACACCCATCTGCTGATGGTGGCCGGCGTGGTGACCACGGCGGCCGGCTTCGACCTGGTGCTGCTGGAACCGACCGGGCGGACCCCGCCGGCCTGGTTGGCGGTCATCCTCGGGGGCCCGGCACTGTTCCTGGCCGGTCGGGCCGCCTTCGAGTACGAGGTGTTCAGCCGGGTGTCGTGGTCGCGCCCGGGCGGCGTCCTGGCACTGCTCGCCATCGCGCCGGCGCTGGCGTTCCTCGCCCCGGTGTACGCCGCCGGCGGCGCTCTGCTGGTGCTGGCCGGGGTGGCCGTCGCCGACCACCGGCGCAGCCGTGGCCGCCCGCCGGAGGAACCGGCGCCACCGCATTGA
- a CDS encoding helix-hairpin-helix domain-containing protein produces the protein MPSSFGQWLLLILALLIGLGVGWVVSGRRAGARDTSPTVDGAAAAAPAVTATVDEPQPAAVVDETPAPAAVTDQSAPTTADAAPTTDAEPALATGTDAAPIVVTAEPEPAPATAAGPEPTLATGADAEPTLATTPDPVPADTVPADTVPADTVAVDEPVPAEPNRTEATADLAGTAGEPTPATPEPAAIAEPEPAAADAASAPVVDEPAQSPVAAEPAPVAAIAEPAPVAVEPAAAPIVPAPRASAENDAPDDFRRIQGVGPKLAAALQEAGIRTYHQLAEMDEATLRETVKAAGLRAAPGLASWPQQARVLAGARSEADRVLPTSAE, from the coding sequence ATGCCGTCGAGCTTCGGGCAGTGGCTGCTCTTGATCCTGGCCCTGCTCATCGGACTGGGTGTCGGTTGGGTGGTGAGCGGACGCCGCGCCGGCGCCCGCGACACCAGTCCCACTGTGGACGGTGCCGCCGCTGCGGCCCCCGCGGTGACCGCCACCGTCGACGAACCGCAGCCGGCCGCGGTGGTCGACGAGACGCCGGCCCCGGCCGCCGTCACCGACCAGTCGGCCCCGACCACCGCTGACGCCGCCCCGACCACCGACGCCGAGCCGGCCCTCGCCACCGGGACCGACGCTGCGCCGATCGTCGTCACCGCCGAACCCGAGCCGGCGCCCGCCACCGCGGCCGGCCCGGAGCCGACGCTCGCCACCGGGGCCGACGCTGAGCCGACGCTCGCCACCACCCCGGACCCGGTCCCGGCGGACACGGTCCCGGCGGACACGGTCCCGGCGGACACGGTCGCGGTGGACGAGCCGGTTCCGGCGGAGCCGAACCGGACCGAGGCGACCGCGGATCTGGCCGGCACCGCCGGCGAGCCGACGCCCGCCACGCCGGAGCCCGCCGCCATCGCGGAACCGGAGCCGGCTGCCGCGGACGCCGCGTCCGCACCTGTCGTCGACGAGCCGGCGCAGTCGCCGGTGGCCGCGGAACCGGCGCCGGTCGCCGCGATCGCGGAACCCGCACCGGTCGCCGTCGAGCCGGCCGCCGCGCCGATCGTGCCGGCGCCCCGCGCCTCGGCCGAGAACGACGCGCCGGACGACTTCCGCCGCATCCAGGGCGTCGGGCCGAAGCTCGCCGCCGCCCTCCAGGAGGCCGGCATCCGCACCTACCACCAACTGGCCGAGATGGACGAGGCCACGCTGCGCGAGACCGTGAAGGCCGCCGGCCTGCGCGCCGCGCCCGGCCTGGCCAGCTGGCCGCAGCAGGCGAGGGTGCTGGCCGGTGCCCGGTCCGAGGCCGACCGCGTGCTCCCGACCAGCGCCGAGTAG
- a CDS encoding TcmI family type II polyketide cyclase yields MSRLLVVSRIAPGAQGRVAQIFAESDATELPRLTGIRHRSLYYLHDLCVHLMETVDVVPDPAELRDHPLYESVNERLSAHTSPYLPTWHSPRDAVAGCFYSWDSADTPAPDRIR; encoded by the coding sequence ATGAGTCGACTGTTGGTGGTCAGCCGGATCGCGCCCGGAGCGCAGGGCCGGGTGGCGCAGATCTTCGCCGAGTCCGACGCGACCGAGCTGCCCCGGCTCACCGGCATCCGGCACCGGTCGCTCTACTACCTGCACGACCTGTGCGTCCACCTGATGGAGACCGTCGACGTCGTCCCCGACCCGGCCGAGCTGCGCGACCACCCGCTCTACGAGAGCGTCAACGAACGGCTGTCCGCGCACACCTCGCCGTACCTGCCGACCTGGCACTCCCCCCGGGACGCCGTGGCCGGCTGCTTCTACAGCTGGGACTCCGCCGACACCCCCGCGCCCGACCGGATCCGCTGA
- a CDS encoding BTAD domain-containing putative transcriptional regulator gives MSKGAGMPTAGHPAPRVALRLLGGFQLLHDDVPVVVPRGLQRVIALIGLRPAATRSHLAGLLWPETSEERALSSLRTALWRLRQDPCCPLRTDGDTIRLGPTVHLDTDELVETVTRVRAGAAPRGATGAGRHDLLPGWYEDWVLLERERLRQLRLHMLEELAGNHLAAGRHGEALEAALEAMAAEPLRETPHRLVVRIHLAEGNAFEAVHSFYVYRDLLLRELRLEPSPAMTALLDDTLAPIRRASRPDPPPPPARPAATPRPRGGARPSPPPSMPRGTP, from the coding sequence GTGTCCAAGGGAGCGGGAATGCCGACGGCGGGACATCCCGCCCCCCGGGTGGCGCTGCGCCTGCTCGGCGGTTTCCAACTGCTGCACGACGACGTGCCGGTGGTCGTGCCCCGCGGCCTGCAACGGGTCATCGCGCTCATCGGACTGCGCCCGGCCGCCACCCGCAGTCACCTCGCCGGCCTGCTCTGGCCCGAGACCTCCGAGGAACGGGCGCTCTCCTCCCTGCGTACCGCGCTGTGGCGACTCCGCCAGGACCCGTGCTGCCCGTTACGGACCGACGGCGACACCATCCGCCTCGGCCCCACCGTCCACCTCGACACCGACGAGCTGGTCGAGACCGTCACCCGGGTCCGCGCCGGCGCGGCCCCCCGCGGCGCCACCGGCGCCGGCCGGCACGACCTGCTCCCCGGCTGGTACGAGGACTGGGTCCTGCTGGAACGGGAACGGCTGCGCCAGCTACGCCTGCACATGCTCGAAGAACTCGCCGGCAACCACCTCGCCGCCGGCCGCCACGGCGAGGCGCTCGAAGCCGCGCTGGAGGCGATGGCCGCCGAGCCGCTGCGCGAGACACCGCACCGCCTGGTCGTCCGCATCCACCTCGCCGAGGGCAACGCGTTCGAGGCGGTCCACTCGTTCTACGTCTACCGGGACCTGCTCCTGCGCGAACTGCGCCTGGAACCGTCCCCGGCCATGACGGCGCTGCTCGACGACACGCTCGCGCCGATCCGGCGGGCCAGCCGCCCGGACCCGCCGCCACCCCCCGCACGGCCCGCCGCCACCCCCCGCCCGCGCGGCGGGGCACGGCCGTCACCGCCACCATCAATGCCCAGGGGTACGCCGTGA
- a CDS encoding TcmI family type II polyketide cyclase — MDRSLIVAKVVPTAEDRVAEIFAQSDATELPGLVGVRHRSLYRLHDLYVHLLETETPAEGAVEEARGHPEFVRVSERLRPYISPYLPTWRSPRDAMARCFYRYDAAGRRP, encoded by the coding sequence ATGGACCGTTCGCTCATCGTCGCCAAGGTGGTACCCACCGCTGAGGACCGGGTCGCCGAGATCTTCGCCCAGTCCGACGCGACCGAGCTGCCCGGCCTGGTCGGCGTGCGGCACCGGTCCCTCTACCGGCTGCACGACCTCTACGTGCACCTGCTGGAGACGGAGACGCCGGCCGAGGGCGCGGTGGAGGAGGCCCGCGGGCATCCCGAGTTCGTCCGGGTCAGCGAGCGACTGCGTCCGTACATCTCGCCGTACCTGCCGACGTGGCGTTCGCCCCGCGACGCCATGGCCCGGTGCTTCTACCGGTACGACGCCGCCGGGCGGCGGCCGTGA
- a CDS encoding acetyl-CoA carboxylase carboxyltransferase subunit alpha translates to MTTTAPRDEQLWSRCDGCASLLYRKRLRRNLDVCPECGAHARLDAPDRVAHLVDPDSFTPLPDRAVRVDPIDFVDALPYPHRLGAARASTGLDEAVVCGTARLGGHPVALAVMDFRFLGGSLGCAVGELITRTAEQALADGTPLVLVTASGGARMQEGALSLMQMATVSQALAGLREAGLLTVSVVTDPTYGGVAASFATNTDVVLAESGARLGFAGPRVIRQVTGAALPEGFQTAEYLLRHGQVDMVVPRHALRGRLTALLAAAEAGRARSTARPAPRPAAAPPAARPAGDPWETVRTARHPGRPTTLDYLETAFDGFVELHGDRLGADCPAIVGGVARLDGRPVMVIGHQKGHTTAELVARNFGMASPAGHRKALRLMRLAARLRLPVVTLVDTPGADPGVTAEQQGQAAAIAENILALSVLPTPVVAVVTGEGGSGGALALAVADRVLMLEHAVYSVISPEGCAAILWPDSSAAPQAARALRLTGADLCRLGVVDELVPEPYPAAHGDPAVAAELLGRAVAATLAPLLTVPPATLVRRRRQRFRRFGAARTAGASADGRPEVA, encoded by the coding sequence GTGACCACCACCGCGCCCCGGGACGAGCAGCTCTGGTCCCGGTGCGACGGCTGCGCCTCGCTGCTCTACCGCAAGCGGCTGCGCCGCAACCTGGACGTCTGCCCCGAGTGCGGGGCGCACGCCCGGCTGGACGCGCCGGACCGGGTGGCCCACCTGGTCGACCCGGACTCGTTCACCCCGCTGCCGGACCGGGCGGTCCGGGTCGACCCGATCGACTTCGTCGACGCGTTGCCGTACCCGCACCGGCTCGGCGCGGCCCGCGCGAGCACCGGCCTGGACGAGGCGGTGGTCTGCGGCACCGCCCGGCTGGGCGGGCACCCGGTCGCGCTGGCGGTGATGGACTTCCGCTTCCTCGGCGGCAGCCTGGGCTGCGCGGTCGGCGAGCTGATCACCCGGACCGCCGAGCAGGCGCTCGCCGACGGCACCCCGCTGGTGCTCGTCACCGCCTCCGGTGGGGCACGGATGCAGGAGGGCGCGCTGTCGCTGATGCAGATGGCCACCGTCAGCCAGGCCCTGGCCGGGCTGCGCGAGGCGGGACTGCTCACGGTCAGCGTGGTCACCGACCCCACGTACGGCGGGGTGGCCGCGTCGTTCGCCACCAACACCGACGTGGTGCTCGCCGAGAGCGGCGCCCGGCTGGGCTTCGCCGGCCCCCGGGTGATCCGTCAGGTCACCGGCGCGGCGCTGCCGGAGGGCTTCCAGACCGCGGAGTACCTGCTGCGGCACGGGCAGGTCGACATGGTGGTGCCCCGGCACGCGCTGCGGGGGCGGCTGACCGCGCTGCTCGCCGCCGCCGAGGCCGGCCGGGCCCGCTCCACGGCCCGTCCGGCGCCGCGCCCGGCCGCCGCGCCGCCGGCCGCCCGGCCGGCCGGTGACCCCTGGGAGACGGTACGCACGGCCCGGCACCCCGGCCGACCGACCACGCTCGACTACCTGGAGACCGCCTTCGACGGCTTCGTCGAGCTGCACGGCGACCGGCTCGGCGCGGACTGTCCCGCGATTGTCGGCGGCGTCGCCCGGCTCGACGGCCGTCCGGTGATGGTGATCGGCCACCAGAAGGGTCACACCACCGCCGAGCTGGTGGCCCGCAACTTCGGCATGGCCAGCCCGGCCGGGCACCGCAAGGCGTTGCGGCTGATGCGGCTCGCGGCCCGGCTCCGGCTGCCCGTGGTGACGCTCGTGGACACGCCCGGCGCGGACCCGGGGGTGACCGCCGAGCAGCAGGGCCAGGCCGCGGCGATCGCGGAGAACATCCTCGCGCTGAGCGTGCTGCCCACCCCGGTGGTGGCGGTGGTGACCGGCGAGGGCGGCAGCGGCGGCGCGCTCGCGTTGGCGGTCGCCGACCGGGTGCTCATGCTGGAGCACGCCGTCTACTCGGTGATCAGCCCGGAGGGCTGCGCCGCGATCCTCTGGCCGGACAGCTCCGCCGCCCCGCAGGCGGCCCGGGCGCTGCGCCTCACCGGCGCCGACCTGTGCCGGCTGGGCGTGGTCGACGAGCTGGTGCCGGAGCCGTACCCGGCCGCGCACGGCGATCCGGCGGTCGCCGCCGAGCTGCTCGGCCGGGCGGTCGCGGCGACCCTCGCCCCGCTGCTCACGGTGCCACCGGCGACGCTGGTGCGACGTCGCCGGCAGCGCTTCCGCCGCTTCGGCGCCGCCCGAACCGCCGGCGCGTCGGCCGACGGCCGCCCGGAGGTGGCGTGA
- a CDS encoding biotin/lipoyl-containing protein → MADDGAEQVLDGLRRQARQLVADLAGPVRRVRLRSGDAALEVEWHDPVPPAPRTGSEPVGEPASPGGAQATSTADRPTVRAPVVGTFYRAAEPGAEPYVSVGDLVRPGQVIGIVEAMKLMNEVTAGQAGRVVEVLVSDGKPVEYDQPLIALDPVTGQDG, encoded by the coding sequence ATGGCGGACGACGGGGCCGAACAGGTGCTGGACGGGCTGCGCCGGCAGGCCCGCCAACTGGTCGCCGACCTGGCCGGGCCGGTACGCCGGGTGCGGCTGCGCAGCGGCGACGCGGCGCTGGAGGTGGAGTGGCACGACCCGGTGCCGCCGGCGCCGCGTACCGGGTCGGAACCGGTTGGCGAGCCGGCGTCGCCCGGCGGCGCGCAGGCGACGTCCACGGCGGACCGGCCGACCGTGCGGGCGCCCGTGGTGGGCACGTTCTACCGGGCCGCCGAGCCCGGGGCCGAGCCGTACGTCTCCGTCGGTGACCTGGTCCGGCCGGGTCAGGTGATCGGCATCGTCGAGGCGATGAAGCTGATGAACGAGGTGACCGCCGGCCAGGCCGGTCGGGTGGTCGAGGTGCTGGTCTCCGACGGCAAGCCGGTCGAGTACGACCAGCCGCTGATCGCCCTGGACCCGGTCACCGGACAGGACGGCTGA
- a CDS encoding acetyl-CoA carboxylase biotin carboxylase subunit, with protein sequence MFDKVLIANRGEIALRVLRACRELGVRTVVVHSSADADSLPVRLADEAVRIGPAASRRSYLNAAAIVEAARQTGAQAVHPGYGFLSEDADFAEICAENGLVFVGPPPQVMAALADKSTARALMSRAGLPLPPGSVRTLPTVTEAQEVAAEVGYPVIVKAAAGGGGRGMTVVRSAAELPRAYARTRAAAQVAFGDDRVYVERYLADARHVEVQVLCDGEGNGVHLGTRDCSVQRRHQKLVEEAPAPALRPATLDTLAEVALRGALSVGFTGAGTVEFLIDDAERAHFLEINCRIQVEHPVTEMVTGVDLVREQLYVAAGVPLRLRQSDVRLHGVAIECRVNVEDPDRDFAPAPGRLDRFRPPGGPFTRVDTHGHVGYLVSPHYDSLLAKVAAWAPDRDAALDRLDRALAEFDVAGPGVRTTIPFARRVLRDPAFRAARHTTALVERLLTPPADDARPADDARPADDARPAVAVPPVAPDPRAATDPTGRTAVPAVPTAGPTIWRNR encoded by the coding sequence ATGTTCGACAAGGTGCTGATCGCCAACCGGGGCGAGATCGCCCTGCGGGTGCTGCGCGCGTGCCGGGAACTGGGCGTACGGACGGTGGTGGTGCACTCCAGCGCCGACGCCGACTCGCTGCCGGTGCGGCTCGCCGACGAGGCGGTACGGATCGGCCCGGCGGCCAGCCGGCGCAGCTATCTCAACGCCGCGGCGATCGTCGAGGCGGCCCGGCAGACCGGCGCCCAGGCCGTGCACCCCGGTTACGGCTTCCTCTCCGAGGACGCCGACTTCGCCGAGATCTGCGCGGAGAACGGGCTCGTGTTCGTCGGACCACCGCCGCAGGTGATGGCCGCGCTCGCGGACAAGTCCACCGCTCGGGCGCTGATGAGCCGCGCCGGCCTGCCGCTGCCGCCGGGGAGCGTGCGGACGCTGCCGACCGTCACCGAGGCCCAGGAGGTGGCCGCCGAGGTCGGCTACCCGGTGATCGTCAAGGCCGCGGCCGGCGGGGGCGGGCGCGGGATGACAGTGGTGCGCTCCGCCGCCGAGCTGCCGCGCGCGTACGCCCGGACCCGCGCCGCCGCGCAGGTCGCCTTCGGCGACGACCGGGTGTACGTGGAGCGTTACCTCGCCGACGCCCGCCACGTGGAGGTGCAGGTGCTCTGCGACGGGGAGGGCAACGGCGTGCACCTGGGCACCCGGGACTGCTCGGTGCAGCGCCGGCACCAGAAGCTGGTCGAGGAGGCGCCGGCGCCGGCGTTGCGACCGGCCACCCTGGACACGCTCGCCGAGGTCGCCCTGCGCGGCGCGCTGTCGGTCGGCTTCACCGGCGCCGGCACCGTCGAGTTCCTGATCGACGACGCGGAACGCGCCCACTTTTTGGAGATCAACTGCCGGATCCAGGTGGAGCACCCGGTCACCGAGATGGTCACCGGCGTGGACCTGGTGCGGGAGCAGCTGTACGTGGCCGCGGGCGTCCCGCTGCGCCTGCGGCAGTCCGACGTGCGGCTGCACGGGGTGGCGATCGAGTGCCGGGTCAACGTGGAGGACCCGGACCGTGACTTCGCGCCCGCGCCCGGCCGGCTGGACCGGTTCCGGCCGCCCGGCGGGCCGTTCACCCGGGTCGACACGCACGGCCACGTCGGCTACCTGGTCAGCCCGCACTATGACTCCCTGCTCGCCAAGGTGGCGGCCTGGGCGCCGGACCGGGACGCCGCGCTGGACCGGCTCGACCGGGCGCTTGCCGAGTTCGACGTGGCCGGACCCGGGGTGCGCACCACCATCCCGTTCGCCCGGCGGGTGCTGCGTGACCCGGCGTTCCGGGCCGCCCGGCACACCACCGCCCTGGTCGAGCGCCTGCTCACCCCACCCGCCGACGACGCCCGGCCCGCCGACGACGCCCGGCCCGCCGACGACGCCCGGCCCGCCGTGGCGGTGCCGCCCGTGGCGCCCGACCCGCGCGCCGCGACCGACCCGACCGGCCGTACCGCCGTTCCCGCCGTGCCCACCGCCGGCCCGACCATCTGGAGGAACCGATGA
- a CDS encoding SRPBCC family protein, giving the protein MTLAPDRPLTSEITEILVTRCGLDPDAAATAPAASLEELGMDSLALLELAAVVADRWRVKIPEQAGALSIAGVADLVARRADPPGHTENAVDIAAPLPLVWEITNDVAGWTDLFTEYAVAEILHRDGDTVRFRLTMHPDENGVAWSWVSERTADPTTRQVHARRVETGPFEYMRIHWRYDEIPGGTRMTWTQDFAMKPTAPVDNAGMTARINTNSAIQLAVIKEKIERAYAGGAR; this is encoded by the coding sequence ATGACCCTCGCCCCCGACCGACCGCTGACCAGCGAGATCACCGAGATCCTGGTGACGCGCTGCGGCCTGGACCCGGACGCCGCCGCCACCGCGCCGGCGGCCAGCCTGGAGGAACTGGGCATGGACTCGCTGGCGCTGCTGGAACTCGCCGCGGTGGTCGCCGACCGGTGGCGGGTGAAGATCCCCGAGCAGGCCGGCGCGCTCAGCATCGCCGGCGTCGCCGACCTGGTCGCCCGCCGCGCCGACCCGCCCGGGCACACCGAGAACGCGGTGGACATCGCCGCGCCGCTGCCGCTGGTCTGGGAGATCACCAACGACGTGGCCGGGTGGACCGACCTGTTCACCGAGTACGCGGTGGCCGAGATCCTGCACCGCGACGGCGACACGGTCCGCTTCCGGCTCACCATGCACCCGGACGAGAACGGCGTGGCGTGGAGCTGGGTCAGCGAACGCACCGCCGACCCGACCACCCGACAGGTGCACGCCCGGCGGGTGGAGACCGGGCCGTTCGAGTACATGCGCATCCACTGGCGCTACGACGAGATCCCCGGCGGCACCCGGATGACCTGGACCCAGGACTTCGCCATGAAGCCCACCGCGCCGGTCGACAACGCCGGCATGACCGCGCGGATCAACACCAACAGCGCGATCCAGCTCGCCGTGATCAAGGAGAAGATCGAGCGGGCGTACGCGGGAGGCGCGCGATGA
- a CDS encoding cupin domain-containing protein encodes MTDTTTARVSVHDVPADRRRGGELRVLLGPKTVGSTSGFLGVATLAPGERIAEHYHPYSEEFLYVARGAITVDLDDEPVPVAAGEALYVPKDVRHRLRNTGDEPAEVVFHLGPLAPRPELGHVDTESAAPPPREPS; translated from the coding sequence ATGACCGACACCACCACCGCCCGGGTCTCCGTCCACGACGTACCGGCCGACCGGCGGCGCGGCGGCGAGCTGCGGGTGCTGCTCGGCCCGAAGACCGTGGGCAGCACGTCCGGCTTCCTGGGGGTGGCCACCCTCGCCCCGGGGGAGCGGATCGCCGAGCACTACCACCCGTACAGCGAGGAGTTCCTCTACGTCGCCCGCGGCGCGATCACCGTGGACCTGGACGACGAGCCGGTGCCGGTGGCCGCCGGGGAGGCGCTCTACGTGCCGAAGGACGTGCGGCACCGGCTGCGCAACACGGGCGACGAGCCGGCCGAGGTGGTCTTCCACCTCGGACCGCTGGCGCCGCGCCCGGAACTCGGCCACGTCGACACCGAGAGCGCCGCCCCACCGCCACGGGAGCCGTCGTGA
- a CDS encoding beta-ketoacyl-[acyl-carrier-protein] synthase family protein produces MTGRRTVVTGVGVVAPGGATRDRFWKTITEGRTATRRISFFDPSPFRSQIAAECDFDPDAAGITLAERQRADRYVQFALACSAEALADSGLTLTDAERERAGVVLGTAVGGTMALEQEYVRVSDSGRHWLVDHTLGGPYLYQALVPSSLAADVACRHGLHGPAQVISTGCTSGIDAIGYAHQLVADGEADIVLAGAADSPISPVTVASFDAIGATSPDNDDPAHASRPFDADRHGFVLAEGAAVLVLEEAEHARRRGAHVYCEVAGYAGRSNGFHMTGLRPDGAEMAVAITDALRQARLAPSAVSYVSAHGSGTRQNDRHETAAFKRALGPAAYRVPISSIKSMVGHSLGAIGSIEMAACAMAIEYGVVPPTANWATRDPECDLDYVPNEAREVPVDVALSVGSGFGGFQSAMVFRRLAVAPS; encoded by the coding sequence GTGACCGGCCGGCGCACGGTGGTCACCGGCGTCGGCGTCGTCGCGCCCGGCGGCGCCACCCGGGACCGGTTCTGGAAGACCATCACCGAGGGGCGCACCGCAACCCGGCGGATCAGCTTCTTCGACCCGTCGCCGTTCCGCTCGCAGATCGCCGCCGAGTGCGACTTCGACCCCGACGCCGCCGGGATCACCCTGGCCGAACGGCAACGCGCCGACAGGTACGTGCAGTTCGCGCTCGCCTGCTCCGCCGAGGCGCTCGCCGACAGCGGGCTGACCCTCACCGACGCCGAGCGGGAGCGGGCCGGCGTGGTGCTCGGCACCGCCGTCGGCGGCACCATGGCGCTGGAACAGGAGTACGTCCGGGTCAGCGACTCCGGCCGGCACTGGCTCGTCGACCACACCCTCGGCGGGCCGTACCTCTACCAGGCGCTGGTCCCCAGCAGCCTCGCCGCGGACGTGGCCTGCCGGCACGGCCTGCACGGCCCGGCCCAGGTGATCTCCACCGGCTGCACCTCGGGCATCGACGCGATCGGGTACGCCCACCAGCTCGTCGCCGACGGCGAGGCCGACATCGTGCTGGCCGGGGCCGCCGACTCGCCGATCTCCCCGGTCACCGTCGCCTCGTTCGACGCCATCGGCGCGACCAGTCCGGACAACGACGACCCGGCGCACGCCTCCCGGCCGTTCGACGCCGACCGGCACGGCTTCGTGCTCGCCGAGGGCGCCGCGGTGCTGGTGCTGGAGGAGGCCGAACACGCCCGCCGCCGGGGCGCGCACGTCTACTGCGAGGTGGCCGGCTACGCCGGCCGCAGCAACGGCTTCCACATGACCGGGCTGCGCCCGGACGGCGCGGAGATGGCGGTGGCCATCACCGACGCGCTGCGGCAGGCCCGGCTCGCCCCGTCGGCCGTGTCGTACGTCAGCGCGCACGGCTCCGGCACCCGGCAGAACGACAGGCACGAGACCGCGGCGTTCAAACGGGCGCTCGGCCCGGCCGCGTACCGGGTGCCGATCAGCTCGATCAAGTCGATGGTCGGGCACTCGCTCGGCGCCATCGGCTCGATCGAGATGGCCGCCTGCGCCATGGCCATCGAGTACGGCGTGGTCCCGCCGACGGCCAACTGGGCCACCCGGGACCCGGAGTGCGACCTGGACTACGTGCCGAACGAGGCGCGGGAGGTGCCGGTGGACGTGGCGCTCTCGGTGGGCAGCGGGTTCGGCGGCTTCCAGTCCGCGATGGTGTTCCGCCGGCTCGCCGTGGCACCGTCGTGA